One region of Mangifera indica cultivar Alphonso chromosome 3, CATAS_Mindica_2.1, whole genome shotgun sequence genomic DNA includes:
- the LOC123212288 gene encoding uncharacterized protein LOC123212288 gives MAQELECAPELAVDDFYLSVLSEEEYCDQQAILPVSDSKYAEELQFQEAFMASMVSFQMTDRSDITIPSSPLMVIQATEDQHKPHLLDHSEESMKMSMVKMESGARV, from the coding sequence ATGGCACAAGAATTGGAGTGTGCCCCTGAGCTTGCTGTTGATGATTTTTACCTCTCAGTTCTTTCTGAAGAAGAATACTGTGATCAACAAGCCATTCTCCCAGTTTCTGACTCCAAATATGCTGAAGAGTTGCAGTTCCAGGAGGCCTTTATGGCTTCCATGGTCAGTTTTCAGATGACCGACAGGAGTGACATAACTATTCCATCATCCCCTTTAATGGTTATCCAAGCAACTGAAGATCAACATAAGCCTCATCTTTTGGACCACTCTGAGGAGTCAATGAAGATGTCAATGGTGAAAATGGAATCTG
- the LOC123211157 gene encoding probable E3 ubiquitin-protein ligase RNF217: protein MAQELVCAPELAVDDLYFSALFEEEYGDQQAILPISDSKYAEELQLQEALMASMVSFQMAYRSEITIPSSPLMVIQVTEDQHKLQLLHHPEPEKSMMTSLMELESGESSQSFCEICTDRKEIDEIFKTESCVHSYCRDCISNHVAAKLQDKVITVTCPGLNCKSILEIDFCRPLLPKGVVEIWEEAICEEMIDVSQRFYCPFKDCSAMLVIENDGEVITSSECPLCHRLFCAQCYVPWHCGIECGEYQSLNEDERGREDLMVIELAKEKKWGRCPKCRYYVERTEGCPHMICRCKFQFCYGCGIEWDGRHGGCQRQ from the exons ATGGCACAAGAATTGGTGTGTGCCCCTGAACTTGCTGTTGATGATCTTTACTTTTCAGCACTCTTTGAAGAGGAATACGGTGATCAACAAGCCATTCTCCCAATTTCTGACTCCAAATATGCTGAAGAGTTGCAGCTCCAGGAGGCTCTTATGGCTTCCATGGTCAGTTTTCAGATGGCCTACAGGAGTGAGATCACTATTCCTTCATCCCCTTTAATGGTTATCCAAGTAACTGAAGATCAACACAAGCTTCAGCTTTTGCACCACCCTGAGCCTGAGAAGTCAATGATGACGTCACTGATGGAACTGGAATCTGGTGAGTCCTCTCAAAGTTTCTGTGAGATTTGTACTgatagaaaagaaattgatgaaatttttaaaactgagaGTTGTGTTCACTCTTATTGCCGTGATTGTATAAGCAATCATGTTGCTGCAAAGCTTCAGGATAAGGTTATCACAGTGACTTGTCCTGGTTTGAACTGCAAATCCATCCTGGAAATTGATTTTTGTAGGCCTTTGCTTCCAAAGGGTGTGGTTGAAATTTGGGAGGAGGCCATTTGCGAAGAGATGATTGATGTTTCACAGAGGTTTTACTGTCCATTCAAGGATTGTTCAGCCATGTTGgtaattgaaaatgatggaGAAGTTATAACAAGTTCTGAATGTCCACTTTGTCACAGATTGTTCTGTGCACAGTGTTACGTTCCATGGCATTGTGGGATTGAGTGTGGGGAGTATCAGAGTCTCAACGAAGATGAAAGAGGGAGGGAAGATCTCATGGTGATAGAGCTGGCTAAGGAGAAGAAATGGGGCAGATGTCCCAAGTGCAGATACTATGTTGAAAGGACTGAAGGTTGCCCTCATATGATTTGCAG GTGCAAGTTTCAGTTTTGCTATGGATGTGGAATAGAGTGGGATGGACGCCATGGTGGTTGCCAGAGGCAGTAG
- the LOC123211158 gene encoding probable E3 ubiquitin-protein ligase RNF217 has translation MAQELECAPELAVDDFYLSALFEEEYCDQQAILPVSDSKYAEESMKMSMVKLESGESSQSFCEICAERKEIYEFYKTESCVHSYCLDCMSKYVATKLQDKVITVTCPGLNCKSILEIDFFRPLLPKDVVEIWEEAICEEMIDVSQRFHCPFKDCSAMLVIEIDGEVITCAECPFCHRLFCAQCDVPWHCGMECGEYQSLNADERGREDLMVRELAKEKEWVRCPKCKYYVERTAGCRHMTCRCNFQFCYGCGIEWDGRHGGCQRQ, from the exons ATGGCACAAGAATTGGAGTGTGCCCCTGAACTTGCTGTTGATGATTTTTACTTGTCAGCTCTTTTTGAAGAGGAATACTGTGATCAACAAGCCATTCTCCCGGTTTCTGACTCCAAATATGCTGAGGAGTCAATGAAGATGTCAATGGTGAAACTGGAATCTGGTGAGTCCTCTCAAAGTTTCTGTGAGATTTGtgctgaaagaaaagaaatttatgaattttataaaactgAGAGTTGTGTTCACTCTTATTGCCTTGATTGTATGAGCAAATATGTGGCTACAAAGCTTCAGGATAAGGTTATCACAGTGACTTGTCCTGGTTTGAACTGCAAATCCATCctggaaattgatttttttaggcCTTTGCTTCCAAAGGATGTGGTTGAAATTTGGGAGGAGGCCATTTGCGAAGAGATGATTGATGTTTCACAGAGGTTTCACTGTCCATTCAAGGATTGTTCAGCCATGTTGGTGATTGAAATTGATGGAGAAGTTATAACTTGTGCTGAATGCCCTTTTTGTCACAGATTGTTCTGTGCACAGTGTGATGTTCCATGGCATTGTGGGATGGAGTGTGGGGAGTATCAGAGTCTCAACGCAGATGAAAGAGGGAGGGAAGATCTCATGGTGAGAGAGCTGGCTAAGGAGAAGGAATGGGTCAGATGCCCCAAGTGCAAATATTATGTTGAAAGGACAGCAGGTTGCCGACATATGACTTGCAG GTGCAATTTTCAGTTTTGCTATGGATGTGGAATAGAGTGGGATGGACGCCATGGTGGTTGCCAGAGGCAGTAG